In Kryptolebias marmoratus isolate JLee-2015 linkage group LG20, ASM164957v2, whole genome shotgun sequence, a genomic segment contains:
- the LOC108239509 gene encoding serine-rich adhesin for platelets-like — MWMLYSSFTLLSVIQIYHGVASGCTILTLKSPSASTLNVEWSSYPGAFVYLLDLRVVNSTSVPPVILMQSTTPTQKLVQGLRSGQLYQVTVKAFEILYNPLCTAINFTMTVPATSQITFSKAISSTSIKFEWSNVTGADSYILFVEETMTSTAKIYNQTYTTTSAQVNGLTPSTTYECYIYSSNSAGRGAKSNIRTILTLVQPPTGVALVPTGKSTARVSWNPVNKVLLYQVSVAVDGFPNKAPVIKTTSATSMDISNLEPCSTFTVGVSSVNAFLEPGEPSNIGHTTSTINGVTSVSTDYSCSQSTVTVTWDLVFGASMYKATAVGSTGDSLNCTSASTSCQIPSLKCGEKYLAHVTAISDDCESTSNITSEFETVPCAPGITETQHDCTSNVITFSWQHTNNTFYYVAEAKDNSSRITQCKTLDNVCHFTDTECGQFYEFTVYAVSSGCDSQVSEPKLVQTSPCLPTNVRTRADCTSDELITTWDSSAGALSYTVEAEGNNGKTYNCSSASSSCTIAGVPCGEQLSVWIVASSDHCTTVRVLGESAQTVPCPPTNVSVSESCSQDSATVNWVQSFGALLYFAVAEDASGNSHYCYSLGTNCLIKGLRCGQNYTSKVIGSNLMCNSTESQTNFMTGPCPPTNIDASRDCDADRAVILWQSQQMSGLYTAILEDQSGDTLNCTNNANNRCEIPSVPCGKKYNVFVTYDDGNCRSTSTNVSMDSVPCGPEDVRASVSCGTNELTVTWNMSASAENYTTTVSSGVGQTLHCNSTETQCTMAGLLCESSYTVTVSSITGTCSSLPSSEISVQTLPCPPTNVTTEHRCAPHPVPVLWTPSGNAKHYITVAESSTGHRAECTSNNTSCSLSGLQCGEIYTISVAGADDTCTGQQSSTHSLKTEPCPPSNVRSQVTCSDGAAQVFWSPTANAVSYSVEATSTGPTLTCSSSTSNCTLTHLGCGQAYDIQVFASDGTCPSNSSAPFRQDQVPCAPENVTTNLLCGSSDLMVSWTSSPLPLNYSVIAKPLDGNTSLLTCHTNSTSCVLSSLQCGQTYNVSVRASSGSCSGTYSPSQTVHSAPCPSQRITTVTECGANSLVASWDASSSASFYTATVTGPSGFSANCSSSNLTCSFSGLQCATTYNVQVTSQGSLCTSAPVQTVATTGPCDPVNVTSNLQCGSDTAMVAWVESASAVAYTVLAQEGTSDQYISCRSTTTSCQLDHLQCGKVYNLTVLAEDATCNSTGTRGVLITAPCPPSVQSSTLICSNSSALLSWTTMAHAKGYSAEATAADGTKVSCSSLTASCTLTDLLCSETYVATVKAQGNQCDSAPGSNTSITTAPCSPALLSKAYTCGTNTAVVSWSKPAGSISFLSQVVGEGYQDSCHTANTTCVFKNLPCGLDFNVSVQAQGAECNSSVRVSDSLQTVPCAPQNVSATLMCADHSALMTWVGSIGAVGYNVTVTGQNGHNYHCETNSTSCQIPDLHCGEAYIATVTPYSQTCTGTQSTAYNFKAGLCAPSNVTASPVCEDSAVSWSNVPGAEMFIATATADDGHTHTCSSNYSNSCNFTGLHCGETYSVEVVTVDQGCRSEPSSPVQLKAALCPPANLTGHVVCETNTVTLAWSPVTGATYVLQWEIIGSTPPSLTEHQTSNTSHSLSDLLCGERYAFYVAAQEANCRSRLSLPVEISTAPCLPTNLTVQVDCGTNNGNFSWTNSSGAGFYTVQATGQDGHVASCSSSDTSCAVKLHCGLAYSATLVASTESCNSTKHTNIYFNSAPCLPGSVVAELDCSTNTMAVKWNRTSGSDQYTAWAISKEGARLSCNTTSNNCSIHDLQCGLVYEVAVTSLSMNCEALAGSDYKVQSAPCRPENTVAELNCSTNVMTVKWDNSNTTQNFTVRATSTSGVNSTCDSSESSCSFLDLSCGQLYTFTVTGYTNVCISDTSTPTEKLTAPCPPASVSADLNCTTRSARISWSNSAAAVATAYSVQATSSTGYNASCSAVATSCYLDDLVCGQEYSVVAEAIHSGCSGPGSAPATLTTEPCVPSDVSVHYNVSAAWVSWSAAGGASSYSVQAVGAQVPAVTCDTNNTSCSLSGLQCSQIYNVTVTARNQACDRVTSDISRLMTAPCPPTNVQATFACGDLTAAASWQQSGLAVGYAAYFDDQNGHSTSCVGTASDTSCQVSGLMCGTEYDVWVKALGQPYNSSDGSVVTMTSGPCKPSSVSAITDCEARSVTASWQPGAGAASYVTVFTSSSGHATSCSTNLTSCQQRSLQCGEDYNVTVEAVGETCNSSAQMAGYLTTAPCLPAQVNVEVSCESDSDAAVSWSSTYGTANVSLKAFIRGSLQTLCTTQRSSCNVTGLSCGETYNLSLAASNEQCSLTAPTHVNLTTRPCLPQSVAVSLQCGSSTADLSWKEKSDVDLYTASVIKAAGGDVRKCNSTGSSCQFSGLDCGQMYNFTVRAYSQGCWSEISSTVFIQTEPCQPVNVSAQAACDSDTVQMSWHQAAGVVNYVVTASGSLGHMESFNTTQTALSATLPCGQHYNVTVQGHGSKCDSIPSAPFFFSTGPCTPSDVSTSTQCQLNTGSVSWSPSDGAESYVATATGLDGHAHQCLTNTTTCTWDDLHCGDEYTVVVRAKIDSCSSQASNSSVVYMSPCTPQDLAATVSCDLKAVSLTWNGSNGTKQYIVSAESGVSSVSFNTNVTTVHISEFVCGQNYNLTVTPQNQHCTGSPSAPSSVQTWPCTPSGISTMQNCTSGIVMVTWQASNGSDSYTATMQTDSGISEMCTSGSDSCSVPALVCGHNFSVSVTASNQQCNVTSTETTSLQSVPCVPTNVSALLNCTNNSAAVTWSPSRGATQYLLVTNSSHVSDSCQASDLSCLACGSSYTVQVVGRDDTCLSAPSQAVVFDSAPCQPQNLSAQLSCSSNNLAISWDAVREADHFLVSITAENGGTSEICNTTSSVCSTSNVTCGNTFTVQVTSVRAGCQSEHIQSQSIQSAPCQPQGIRGDLNCVTNSAWISWDAAPGAESYTVSAEGENHRANCTTSTNTTCEVEDLACGVLYNFTVTAKNSLCESPPSASISMQTAPCSLSSINVFAQCHNSSILVVWDNTEGMGGNTVYTATAVASDQTSLTCNHTGSSCYLHGAQCGLRYTISVAASSDHCSDLRSPPYRISMEPCPPGDVMVNASCEERSALVSWTPSLVAETYHVVATAADGHVHTCNTTSSNCSLSELHCDQRYVVFVTASHENCSSKASPDATLSTGSCQPSGVSVSHHCENQTAVITWTPSDNAEEYYSCAQAENGDMLYCHNTNPTCTIEGLDCGIVYNFSVQASDGTCNSSRSDPVQTGGVPCPPAAAEMQLTPMEMETQMLRFSWTPVVCGDTEYRLALTGNLLGDNETQFELASYWTNISYFEIPLPCSSDYVATLQSRNAAGAGDKSVPLSGTTAPCPPSGVTYSGNSSSATVSWNASVFASTYTIYDNSVTPKAPLCNTTKLSCSLVNIASHSLLITASNAAGESQPANISQVASHARRRRDLSGETPEEAPLLTVKQPIATVIVLQWSAVEGASFYNVLVTNQDSPDENQDLNVYGESVILTDLSSSSTYCFSVFVTYAAGDGPESEPVCTRTN, encoded by the exons ATGTGGATGCTTTACTCGTCATTTACCCTATTGTCTGTCATTCAG ATATACCATGGTGTGGCTTCAG GATGTACCATCCTGACACTGAAATCTCCCTCAGCATCTACGCTGAACGTGGAATGGAGCAGCTACCCCGGAGCTTTCGTTTATCTTTTAGACTTGCGAGTCGTGAACTCAACGAGTGTCCCCCCAGTCATACTGATGCAGTCAACCACCCCGACTCAGAAGCTGGTGCAGGGGTTAAGATCGGGACAACTTTACCAAGTCACAGTGAAGGCCTTTGAGATTCTGTACAATCCTTTGTGCACAGCTATCAACTTTACCATGACAG TGCCTGCTACGTCTCAAATCACATTTTCCAAAGCTATTTCAAGCACGTCTATAAAGTTTGAGTGGTCCAACGTGACAGGGGCGGACAGCTACATCTTGTTTGTTGAGGAGACAATGACTTCGACAGCAAAGATTTACAATCAGACCTACACAACTACAAGTGCTCAAGTGAACGGCCTGACTCCCTCCACAACATACGAGTGTTACATTTACTCCTCCAACAGTGCAGGAAGAGGCGCCAAAAGTAACATAAGGACAATTTTGACCT TGGTGCAGCCACCGACTGGTGTGGCTCTGGTACCAACAGGAAAGAGCACAGCTCGAGTAAGCTGGAACCCTGTAAACAAAGTACTGCTTTACCAAGTGAGTGTGGCCGTTGACGGATTCCCCAACAAGGCCCCGGTCATCAAAACAACATCAGCCACCTCGATGGATATCAGTAACCTGGAACCCTGCTCCACCTTCACAGTGGGGGTTTCATCAGTAAATGCCTTCTTGGAGCCCGGAGAGCCCTCTAATATTGGACATACCACGTCTA CAATTAATGGAGTAACGAGCGTCTCTACGGACTACAGCTGCTCCCAAAGCACAGTAACAGTTACTTGGGATTTGGTGTTTGGGGCCAGCATGTACAAAGCCACGGCCGTCGGTAGCACCGGTGACTCCCTAAACTGTACTTCAGCCTCCACTAGCTGCCAAATTCCCTCGCTCAAATGCGGTGAGAAGTACCTGGCTCATGTGACGGCAATCTCTGATGACTGTGAGAGCACCTCCAACATCACCTCTGAGTTTGAAACAG TCCCCTGTGCGCCAGGTATCACTGAGACCCAACATGACTGTACCTCCAACGTCATCACTTTCAGCTGGCAGCACACCAACAACACCTTCTACTACGTGGCTGAGGCTAAGGACAACAGTAGCAGAATAACACAGTGTAAGACGCTGGACAATGTGTGTCACTTCACCGACACTGAATGTGGTCAGTTCTACGAGTTCACAGTGTATGCCGTCAGCTCTGGGTGTGACAGCCAAGTCAGCGAACCCAAGCTTGTCCAAACCT CTCCTTGTTTACCGACAAATGTAAGGACAAGAGCTGACTGTACTTCTGACGAGCTCATCACGACCTGGGACTCGTCTGCAGGAGCTCTTTCATACACCGTAGAAGCTGAGGGGAACAATGGGAAAACCTACAACTGCTCCTCTGCGAGCAGTAGCTGCACAATCGCCGGTGTGCCATGTGGTGAACAACTCAGTGTCTGGATTGTTGCCTCCAGtgaccactgcaccactgtcaGGGTGCTGGGAGAATCTGCTCAGACCG TTCCCTGCCCTCCCACCAACGTCTCGGTGTCAGAGTCATGCAGCCAAGATTCTGCCACAGTTAACTGGGTACAGAGCTTCGGGGCATTACTTTACTTTGCTGTTGCCGAAGATGCAAGTGGAAATTCACACTACTGCTACTCACTGGGTACCAACTGTTTGATTAAAGGCTTGAGATGTGGGCAGAATTACACCTCCAAGGTTATTGGTAGCAACCTCATGTGCAACAGCACAGAAAGTCAGACCAATTTTATGACAG GACCCTGCCCTCCAACAAATATTGACGCATCCAGAGACTGTGACGCCGATCGAGCTGTGATTCTCTGGCAGAGCCAACAGATGTCAGGTCTCTACACTGCAATACTAGAGGATCAGAGTGGGGACACGCTCAACTGCACCAACAACGCAAACAATCGTTGTGAAATCCCTTCTGTGCCTTGTGGAAAGAAATACAACGTCTTTGTCACCTACGATGATGGGAACTGCCGATCTACCTCAACAAATGTCAGCATGGACTCTG TGCCATGCGGTCCTGAGGATGTGAGAGCCAGTGTCAGCTGTGGTACCAACGAGCTGACTGTCACATGGAACATGTCAGCTTCTGCAGAGAACTACACCACCACCGTCTCTAGTGGAGTAGGTCAGACTCTGCACTGTAACTCCACAGAGACCCAATGCACCATGGCAGGTCTGCTGTGTGAAAGCTCCTACACTGTGACAGTTTCCTCCATCACTGGGACGTGCTCCAGCCTGCCAAGTTCAGAGATCAGCGTCCAAACAT tgCCATGTCCTCCCACCAACGTCACAACAGAGCACAGGTGTGCTCCACATCCGGTCCCCGTGTTGTGGACTCCTAGTGGCAATGCCAAACATTATATTACTGTGGCTGAGAGCAGCACAGGTCACAGGGCTGAGTGCACAAGCAACAACACTTCCTGCAGCCTTTCTGGACTCCAGTGTGGAGAGATTTACACCATCAGTGTTGCAGGAGCTGATGACACCTGTACAGGTCAACAGAGCAGCACTCACTCCCTGAAAACAG AGCCATGCCCGCCATCTAATGTGAGGAGCCAGGTGACGTGTAGTGATGGAGCAGCTCAGGTGTTCTGGAGCCCCACTGCGAATGCAGTGAGCTACAGCGTGGAGGCCACCAGCACCGGTCCGActctcacctgcagcagctccacttCCAACTGCACTTTGACTCACCTGGGCTGCGGACAGGCATATGACATCCAGGTGTTCGCCTCTGATGGTACCTGTCCTAGCAACTCCAGCGCCCCCTTCAGGCAAGACCAAG TACCCTGTGCTCCAGAGAACGTTACTACAAATCTGCTATGTGGCTCCAGTGACTTAATGGTCAGCTGGACCTCCTCTCCGCTGCCCCTAAACTACAGCGTCATCGCCAAGCCTCTGGATGGCAACACCAGTCTGCTCACTTGCCATACTAACAGCACCAGCTGTGTCCTCAGCAGCCTTCAGTGTGGACAAACCTataatgtttctgtcagagCCTCTTCTGGCAGCTGCAGTGGAACATACAGCCCCTCACAGACTGTTCACTCAG CCCCCTGCCCCTCTCAGAGGATAACCACAGTGACAGAATGTGGTGCAAATTCTCTCGTTGCCTCTTGGGATGCTTCTTCCAGTGCCTCGTTTTACACAGCGACAGTAACGGGCCCCAGTGGCTTCTCAGCGAACTGCTCCTCGTCAAATCTTACATGCTCTTTCTCCGGCCTGCAGTGTGCCACTACCTACAACGTCCAAGTCACATCCCAGGGCAGCCTCTGCACTAGTGCTCCCGTTCAAACTGTTGCAACAACAG GGCCATGTGATCCGGTAAATGTGACCAGCAACCTCCAGTGTGGCTCAGATACAGCCATGGTGGCTTGGGTTGAAAGTGCCAGTGCCGTGGCCTACACTGTTCTGGCTCAGGAAGGCACGTCTGATCAGTATATTTCCTGCAGGAGTACTACAACCTCCTGTCAGCTGGACCACTTGCAGTGTGGCAAAGTTTACAACCTGACTGTGTTGGCTGAGGATGCCACCTGTAACAGCACTGGGACCAGAGGAGTCCTGATAACAG CTCCATGCCCTCCGTCTGTACAAAGCAGCACTCTGATCTGTAGCAACAGTTCTGCTCTTCTGTCCTGGACAACAATGGCTCACGCCAAAGGATATTCAGCCGAAGCAACAGCTGCAGATGGGACCAAAGTTTCCTGCAGCTCGCTCACAGCTTCATGTACGCTAACAGACCTCCTGTGCAGTGAGACCTACGTGGCCACAGTCAAGGCCCAAGGAAACCAGTGTGACAGCGCACCCGGATCCAACACCAGCATTACCACAG CTCCCTGTTCTCCAGCTCTCCTATCGAAAGCGTACACCTGCGGAACCAACACAGCAGTGGTTAGTTGGTCTAAACCTGCAGGAAGCATCAGCTTTCTTAGTCAGGTGGTAGGAGAAGGCTATCAAGACAGCTGCCATACAGCAAACACTACCTGTGTGTTCAAAAATCTTCCATGTGGTTTGGATTTCAATGTAAGCGTTCAAGCTCAGGGAGCCGAGTGCAACAGCAGCGTCAGAGTCAGCGATTCCCTCCAAACAG TCCCGTGTGCGCCACAGAATGTGAGCGCCACCCTCATGTGCGCCGATCACTCAGCCCTGATGACGTGGGTGGGAAGTATTGGTGCCGTGGGGTACAACGTGACAGTGACGGGTCAAAATGGACACAACTACCACTGTGAAACCAACTCCACCAGCTGTCAAATCCCTGACCTCCACTGTGGTGAAGCCTACATCGCCACAGTCACGCCGTACTCCCAGACGTGCACAGGAACCCAGAGCACAGCCTACAACTTTAAAGCAG GACTTTGTGCTCCCAGTAACGTCACCGCATCTCCGGTTTGTGAGGACAGCGCCGTCTCTTGGTCAAACGTACCCGGGGCTGAAATGTTCATCGCAACGGCAACTGCAGACGATGGACACACTCACACCTGCAGCTCCAACTATTCAAACTCCTGCAACTTCACTGGGCTCCACTGTGGAGAAACCTACTCTGTTGAGGTGGTAACAGTGGACCAAGGCTGCCGGAGCGAGCCAAGCTCCCCCGTGCAGCTGAAGGCTG CTCTGTGTCCGCCTGCTAACCTGACTGGCCATGTCGTCTGTGAAACCAACACCGTGACCCTCGCGTGGAGCCCGGTGACGGGAGCTACATATGTCCTGCAGTGGGAGATAATAGGAAGCACACCGCCTTCTTTAACAGAGCACCAAACCTCCAACACCTCGCACTCTTTGTCTGACCTGCTGTGTGGGGAAAGGTATGCTTTCTACGTCGCAGCTCAGGAGGCGAACTGCAGAAGTCGTTTAAGTCTGCCCGTAGAAATAAGCACAG ctcctTGCCTGCCCACAAACCTAACCGTTCAGGTGGACTGTGGCACAAACAATGGGAATTTCTCGTGGACAAACAGCAGCGGAGCAGGTTTCTACACGGTCCAGGCCACGGGACAGGACGGACACGTGGCGTCCTGCTCCTCCAGTGACACTTCCTGTGCCGTGAAGCTTCACTGCGGCCTCGCGTACTCTGCAACACTGGTGGCCTCCACAGAGAGCTGCAACAGCACCAAACACACGAACATTTACTTTAACTCCG CTCCGTGCCTGCCGGGCAGTGTGGTGGCAGAGTTAGACTGCAGCACCAACACGATGGCCGTGAAGTGGAACCGCACCTCCGGCTCAGACCAGTACACCGCCTGGGCCATCAGCAAAGAAGGAGCCCGTCTCTCCTGTAACACCACGTCAAACAACTGCTCCATCCATGATCTCCAGTGCGGCCTGGTCTACGAGGTGGCTGTCACCTCCTTGTCCATGAACTGTGAAGCCCTCGCTGGCTCTGACTACAAGGTTCAGTCCG CTCCTTGTAGGCCCGAGAACACAGTTGCTGAGCTGAACTGCAGCACCAACGTCATGACAGTGAAGTGGGACAACAGCAACACGACTCAGAACTTCACCGTTAGAGCCACCTCCACCTCGGGCGTGAACTCCACCTGCGACTCCTCggagagcagctgctccttCCTGGACCTGAGCTGTGGGCAGCTCTACACGTTCACCGTGACGGGATACACCAATGTGTGCATCAGCGACACGAGCACTCCCACGGAGAAGCTCACAG CCCCGTGTCCTCCAGCCAGCGTGTCAGCTGATCTGAACTGTACGACCCGCAGCGCTCGAATCAGCTGGAGtaactctgctgcagctgtagCCACAGCCTACAGCGTCCAGGCCACCTCCTCCACCGGATACAACGCCTCCTGCAGCGCCGTGGCCACGTCCTGTTACCTTGACGACCTGGTTTGTGGTCAGGAGTACTCTGTAGTTGCCGAGGCCATTCACAGCGGTTGCTCTGGTCCTGGCAGTGCTCCTGCCACGCTCACGACAG AGCCCTGTGTTCCCTCGGACGTCTCCGTTCACTACAACGTGAGCGCCGCCTGGGTGTCGTGGAGCGCGGCGGGCGGCGCCAGCTCGTACTCCGTTCAGGCTGTGGGGGCCCAGGTCCCAGCGGTCACCTGTGACACCAACAACACCAGCTGCTCCCTCAGCGGCCTTCAGTGCAGTCAGATCTACAACGTCACTGTGACGGCACGAAACCAAGCCTGTGACAGGGTGACTTCTGACATCTCCCGCCTCATGACAG CACCCTGCCCACCAACAAATGTTCAAGCCACTTTTGCCTGTGGAGACCTCACCGCGGCCGCGTCCTGGCAGCAGAGTGGCCTCGCCGTGGGCTATGCAGCCTACTTTGATGACCAAAACGGCCACTCCACTTCCTGCGTTGGCACAGCCTCGGATACAAGCTGTCAGGTCTCTGGGCTGATGTGTGGCACAGAGTACGATGTTTGGGTCAAAGCTCTCGGACAGCCGTACAACAGCTCAGACGGCTCTGTGGTCACCATGACATCAG GACCGTGCAAACCGAGCAGCGTCAGCGCCATAACGGACTGCGAGGCCCGCTCTGTGACTGCGTCCTGGCAGCCCGGCGCTGGGGCGGCGTCCTACGTCACTGTGTTCACATCTTCATCAGGCCACGCCACCAGCTGCTCCACCAACCTGACCAGCTGCCAGCAACGCTCCCTACAGTGCGGCGAGGACTACAACGTCACTGTTGAGGCTGTTGGCGAGACGTGTAACAGCTCCGCTCAGATGGCAGGATACCTGACCACAG CCCCCTGCCTGCCCGCACAGGTTAATGTTGAAGTCAGCTGTGAGTCTGACAGTGACGCTGCAGTGTCCTGGAGTTCCACCTATGGCACAGCAAACGTTTCACTGAAGGCTTTCATCCGAGGGAGTCTTCAAACTCTGTGCACAACTCAGCGGAGCAGCTGTAATGTGACAGGTTTAAGCTGCGGCGAGACCTACAATCTCAGCCTTGCAGCCAGCAACGAGCAATGCAGCCTCACAGCGCCGACGCACGTCAACCTCACCACAC GCCCCTGCCTTCCTCAGAGTGTGGCTGTCAGCCTGCAGTGTGGCTCCAGCACGGCTGACCTGTCCTGGAAGGAAAAATCTGACGTTGACCTGTACACAGCAAGTGTAATCAAAGCTGCCGGCGGAGATGTGAGGAAATGCAACTCTACAGGCTCCAGCTGTCAGTTCTCTGGTCTGGACTGTGGACAAATGTATAACTTTACAGTCAGAGCGTACAGTCAAGGCTGCTGGAGCGAGATCAGTAGTACTGTATTCATCCAGACAG AGCCTTGCCAACCTGTGAATGTTTCCGCTCAGGCGGCCTGTGACAGTGACACGGTACAGATGTCCTGGCACCAAGCTGCTGGTGTTGTGAATTATGTAGTTACAGCCTCGGGAAGCCTCGGCCACATGGAGAGCTTCAACACCACCCAAACTGCTCTTTCAGCCACTTTACCTTGTGGCCAACACTATAATGTGACTGTTCAAGGCCATGGCAGCAAGTGTGACAGCATCCCCAGTGCTCCTTTCTTCTTCAGCACTg GCCCGTGTACTCCCTCAGATGTGTCTACCTCCACGCAGTGTCAGCTGAACACAGGCTCTGTCAGCTGGAGCCCCAGTGATGGTGCTGAATCATACGTTGCCACAGCAACTGGCCTCGACGGCCACGCTCACCAGTGTCTCACCAACACCACTACCTGCACGTGGGACGACCTGCACTGTGGGGACGAGTACACTGTCGTGGTGCGCGCCAAGatagacagctgcagcagccaggCGAGCAACAGCTCCGTCGTCTATATGA GTCCCTGCACGCCCCAGGATTTGGCTGCAACTGTAAGCTGCGATCTAAAAGCCGTGTCTCTGACCTGGAATGGCAGCAATGGAACAAAGCAGTACATAGTATCAGCTGAGTCAGGAGTCAGTTCAGTTAGTTTCAACACTAACGTCACCACAGTCCACATCTCTGAGTTCGTTTGTGGCCAAAACTACAACCTGACAGTCACACCTCAAAACCAGCActgtaccggcagtccaagtgCACCAAGCTCTGTGCAGACCT GGCCGTGCACGCCATCAGGAATCTCTACCATGCAGAATTGTACCTCTGGCATCGTCATGGTAACCTGGCAGGCCAGCAATGGCTCAGACAGCTACACAGCCACCATGCAGACAGACTCGGGCATCTCAGAGATGTGTACGTCAGGAAGCGATTCCTGCAGCGTTCCTGCCCTGGTGTGTGGCCACAACTTCTCCGTGTCGGTCACAGCATCCAACCAGCAGTGTAACGTCACCTCCACTGAAACCACCAGTCTGCAGTCAG TCCCATGTGTTCCCACCAATGTCTCGGCACTCTTGAACTGCACCAACAACTCTGCTGCTGTGACCTGGTCTCCCAGTCGCGGTGCCACACAGTACTTACTTGTAACCAACAGCAGTCACGTCAGCGACAGCTGTCAGGCCTCCGATCTCAGCTGCCTCGCGTGCGGCAGCAGCTACACCGTTCAGGTTGTGGGCAGAGATGACACCTGCCTCAGCGCGCCCAGCCAGGCTGTGGTGTTTGACTCAG CACCCTGCCAGCCTCAGAACCTGAGCGCCCAGCTCAGCTGTTCGTCCAACAACCTGGCAATTTCCTGGGATGCTGTTAGGGAAGCTGACCACTTTTTGGTTTCAATAACTGCTGAGAACGGAGGAACCAGTGAGATCTGCAACACCACAAGCTCTGTATGTTCCACAAGCAACGTGACATGTGGGAATACGTTCACTGTTCAGGTCACCTCTGTGAGAGCTGGCTGTCAGAGTGAGCACATTCAGTCCCAGAGCATCCAGTCAG CTCCATGCCAGCCCCAGGGAATCAGAGGAGACCTCAACTGTGTGACCAACTCCGCCTGGATCTCATGGGACGCTGCTCCTGGGGCTGAGAGCTACACCGTGTCGGCTGAAGGAGAGAACCACAGAGCCAACTGCACCACCTCCACCAACACCACATGTGAGGTGGAAGACCTGGCCTGTGGTGTTCTCTATAACTTCACTGTCACTGCTAAAAACAGCCTGTGCGAGAGTCCCCCGAGTGCCTCCATCAGCATGCAGACAG ctccttgCTCGCTCTCTAGCATCAACGTCTTCGCTCAGTGCCACAATTCCTCCATCCTCGTTGTGTGGGACAACACGGAGGGCATGGGGGGAAACACTGTGTACACCGCCACAGCAGTAGCCAGTGACCAGACCTCCCTGACCTGCAATCACACCGGCAGCAGCTGCTACCTGCACGGAGCCCAGTGTGGCCTCCGTTACACCATCAGTGTCGCTGCCTCCTCAGACCACTGCAGCGACTTGAGGAGCCCTCCCTACAGGATTAGCATGG aACCCTGTCCGCCTGGAGACGTGATGGTGAATGCCTCCTGTGAGGAGCGCAGCGCTCTGGTCTCCTGGACTCCTTCCCTTGTTGCTGAGACCTACCACGTCGTTGCCACGGCTGCAGACGGACACGTGCACACCTGTAACACCACCTCCAGCAACTGCAGCCTGTCAGAGCTCCACTGTGACCAGCGCTACGTCGTGTTTGTGACCGCGAGTCATGAGAACTGCTCCAGCAAAGCCAGCCCAGACGCGACGCTGAGCACAG GTTCCTGCCAGCCAAGCGGCGTGTCAGTCAGCCACCACTGTGAAAACCAAACTGCAGTGATCACATGGACGCCCAGTGATAATGCTGAGGAGTATTACAGCTGTGCTCAGGCTGAAAATGGAGACATGCTCTACTGCCACAACACCAACCCCACCTGCACTATTGAGGGGCTCGACTGTGGAATAGTTTACAATTTCTCTGTGCAGGCCTCAGACGGGACATGCAACAGCTCCCGCAGTGACCCTGTGCAGACGGGTGGAG TTCCCTGTCCTCCGGCGGCTGCTGAGATGCAGCTGACACCGATGGAGATGGAGACCCAGATGCTGCGCTTCAGCTGGACACCGGTCGTCTGCGGGGACACGGAGTACCGGCTGGCGTTGACGGGAAACCTGCTGGGAGACAACGAGACTCAGTTCGAGCTGGCATCCTACTGGACAAACATATCGTACTTTGAAATCCCTCTTCCCTGCAGCTCAGATTACGTCGCCACGTTGCAAAGCCGGAACGCTGCCGGCGCGGGCGACAAATCCGTGCCCCTCAGTGGAACAACAG CCCCATGCCCCCCATCAGGAGTGACATACAGTGGTAACAGCTCCTCGGCCACTGTTTCATGGAACGCTTCAGTATTTGCCAGCACATACACCATATATGACAACAGCGTGACGCCAAAGGCCCCGCTGTGCAACACCACCAAGCTGTCCTGCTCTCTGGTCAACATCGCGTCCCACAGCCTGCTGATCACAGCCAGCAACGCCGCAGGAGAAAGTCAGCCAGCGAACATCTCACAAG ttgCATCACATGCACGTAGGAGGAGGGACCTCAGCGGGGAGACACCAGAGGAAG CTCCCCTGCTGACCGTCAAGCAACCCATAGCAACAGTTATTGTCCTTCAGTGGTCCGCGGTGGAGGGCGCTTCCTTTTACAACGTGCTGGTCACCAACCAAGACAGCCCTGACGAGAACCAGGACCTGAACGTGTACGGGGAGAGCGTCATCCTCACCGATCTGAGCTCCAGCTCCACTTactgtttctctgtgtttgttacTTATGCAGCCGGGGACGGACCGGAGTCGGAGCCCGTGTGCACGCGGACAAACTAG